A genomic region of Helicoverpa armigera isolate CAAS_96S chromosome 31, ASM3070526v1, whole genome shotgun sequence contains the following coding sequences:
- the LOC110382621 gene encoding cyclin G, with product MLRSGAGHPDAGQSEASTSRQRSPEEEAQRLYATLNEYLLLEHKTQPKLCLPAESENGEVTTGARDGAAHVLRCLKVWFDLPADVLITAINLFDRFLTKMKVRPCHVPCITVSCMNIALEQYAADTNTKRSISVDELVSISQSACTAGDVTRMSRVIVDKLSLVGGCRAHTALDWLRLLRAMLTFHAGTLPVVCQEEELVQLLEIVSCDAACANVRTSELALVLLYYKLEQQLAEWSVAAADAIPEHAYYLYDFARQIQLHCHMCDTTLAAARSRVRHVASRYERCEARRDQRQRLVWRLSERTLKVLRPTDRLREVLPTIEEQHLAVDATPTRNRSGSESSENEETSDWPRSPVLPVYCDN from the exons GATCGGGCGCGGGGCACCCGGATGCTGGCCAGTCGGAGGCGTCCACTTCGCGGCAGCGCTCGCCCGAGGAAGAGGCGCAGCGTTTGTACGCGACACTCAATGAGTACCTGTTGTTGGAGCATAAGACGCAGCCGAAGCTGTGTTTGCCGGCTGAATCTGAG AATGGTGAAGTGACGACGGGAGCTCGTGATGGCGCGGCGCACGTGCTGCGCTGCCTCAAGGTGTGGTTCGATCTGCCCGCCGACGTGCTCATCACTGCCATCAACTTGTTCGACAG GTTCCTGACAAAGATGAAGGTGCGTCCGTGCCACGTGCCGTGCATCACGGTGTCGTGTATGAACATCGCGCTCGAGCAGTACGCCGCAGACACTAACACTAAGCGCAGCATCTCTGTTGACGAGTTGG TATCAATCTCACAGTCAGCATGCACGGCGGGCGACGTGACCCGCATGTCGCGAGTCATCGTGGACAAGCTGTCTTTAGTGGGAGGATGCCGAGCTCACACCGCGCTCGACTGGCTGCGACTGCTGAGGGCTATGCTCACCTTCCATGCTGGCACTCTGCCTGTCGTCTGCCAG GAAGAGGAGTTAGTCCAGCTATTGGAGATAGTGAGCTGCGACGCGGCCTGCGCCAACGTGCGAACCAGCGAGCTCGCACTAGTGCTGCTGTATTATAAACTAG AGCAACAGCTAGCGGAGTGGTCGGTGGCTGCTGCGGACGCGATCCCCGAACACGCGTACTATCTCTACGACTTCGCCCGGCAGATACAGCTGCACTGccat ATGTGCGACACAacgctggcggcggcgcggtCCCGCGTGCGGCACGTAGCATCACGTTACGAACGCTGTGAAGCGAGGCGGGATCAGCGACAACGCCTCGTCTGGAGACTGTCTGAGAGGACGCTCAAG GTACTACGTCCCACGGATCGTCTGCGGGAAGTGCTACCGACCATCGAGGAACAACATCTAGCTGTCGACGCCACGCCCACCAGGAACAG ATCGGGCAGTGAAAGCAGCGAAAACGAAGAGACATCCGATTGGCCGCGCAGCCCCGTTCTCCCAGTGTACTGCGACAACTAG